Proteins encoded together in one Rhizobacter sp. J219 window:
- a CDS encoding serine/threonine-protein kinase has protein sequence MRTSIAGTGLIALALLVVFAEIAWVLPRVRREAGVAVSVTLATSVWAVSGLLWWQLKVPMGWALPVTLALVFGHVGWLLGRRPQEPRRAEAPTTSLPATGARPTRPGVERSTLGRYQLERELGRGAMGAVYLGRDPKIGRQVAIKTMALSREFAGDELVEARERFFREAETAGRLQHPDIVTIFDAGEERELAYIAMEYLKGDNLQAYAQPPKLLPVASVLQIVARVADALHYAHSQGVVHRDIKPANVVVDPATDTVKVTDFGIARVADSARTRTGLVLGTPSFMSPEQLAGRRVDGRSDLYSLGVMLFQLLTGRLPHRSESMATLMQQIANEPAADVRSIRPDLPEALARVVALTLEKRPEARYASGQQLAADLRAVLARMKAGDPQPAPPDGSAVPPDSSGFAATVKMERVETGHNPSR, from the coding sequence TTGCGGACGTCGATCGCGGGCACCGGCCTGATCGCCCTGGCCCTCTTGGTGGTGTTTGCGGAGATCGCCTGGGTCCTGCCCCGTGTGCGCCGCGAGGCCGGTGTGGCGGTCTCGGTGACGCTGGCCACCAGCGTCTGGGCCGTCAGCGGGTTGCTGTGGTGGCAGCTCAAGGTGCCGATGGGCTGGGCGCTGCCGGTGACACTCGCGCTGGTGTTCGGCCATGTCGGTTGGCTGCTCGGGCGGCGCCCCCAAGAGCCGCGCCGCGCCGAGGCGCCGACCACTTCCCTGCCTGCCACCGGCGCGCGCCCGACCCGCCCCGGGGTCGAGCGCAGCACCCTCGGGCGCTACCAGCTCGAGCGTGAACTCGGCCGCGGTGCCATGGGGGCGGTCTACCTCGGGCGCGACCCGAAGATCGGCCGCCAGGTCGCCATCAAGACCATGGCCTTGAGCCGCGAATTCGCCGGCGACGAGCTGGTCGAGGCGCGCGAGCGCTTCTTCCGCGAGGCCGAAACCGCCGGGCGCCTGCAACACCCCGACATCGTGACCATCTTCGATGCCGGTGAAGAGCGAGAGCTGGCCTACATCGCGATGGAGTACCTGAAGGGCGACAACCTCCAGGCCTATGCCCAGCCGCCCAAGCTGCTGCCGGTGGCGAGCGTGCTCCAGATCGTGGCCCGCGTGGCCGATGCGCTGCACTACGCCCACAGCCAGGGTGTGGTGCACCGTGACATCAAGCCCGCCAACGTGGTCGTGGATCCGGCCACCGATACGGTCAAGGTCACGGACTTCGGCATCGCCCGTGTGGCCGACTCGGCGCGCACCCGCACCGGGCTGGTGTTGGGCACGCCTTCCTTCATGTCGCCCGAGCAGCTCGCCGGGCGGCGTGTCGATGGCCGCAGTGATCTCTATTCGCTGGGCGTGATGCTGTTCCAGCTGCTCACCGGCCGCTTGCCGCACCGTTCGGAATCGATGGCCACACTGATGCAGCAGATCGCCAACGAGCCGGCGGCCGATGTGCGCAGCATCCGTCCTGACCTGCCCGAAGCGCTGGCGCGGGTCGTGGCGCTGACGCTCGAGAAGCGTCCCGAAGCACGCTATGCGAGCGGGCAGCAGCTCGCTGCCGACCTGCGCGCGGTGCTCGCCCGCATGAAGGCCGGAGACCCGCAACCGGCGCCGCCAGACGGCAGCGCAGTCCCCCCCGATTCCAGCGGATTCGCCGCTACCGTGAAAATGGAGCGGGTCGAGACAGGGCACAATCCCAGCCGCTGA
- a CDS encoding TerC family protein yields MEQFMTPEFWIAVGQIIMIDILLGGDNAVVIALACRSLPPAQRTKGIIWGTAGAIVLRVVLIFFALTLLAIPYLKLVGAVLLLWIGIKLLVPEDEEGHANIAASDKLWAAVKTVIVADFVMSLDNVIAIAGAAESAGGDHQMPLVIFGLLVSIPIIVWGSQFVIKLMDRFPIVIVLGGMLLGWIAGTMAVTDPAVTPYLPAGAKPDEPAAWLRYAAGVGGAVLVWLLGQAVRWKRGRSAPATES; encoded by the coding sequence ATGGAACAGTTCATGACCCCCGAATTCTGGATCGCCGTCGGGCAGATCATCATGATCGACATCCTGCTCGGGGGCGACAACGCCGTCGTGATCGCCCTCGCCTGCCGCTCGCTGCCGCCGGCGCAGCGTACCAAGGGCATCATCTGGGGTACCGCGGGCGCCATCGTGCTGCGCGTGGTGCTGATCTTCTTCGCGCTCACGCTGCTGGCGATTCCCTACCTCAAGCTGGTCGGCGCTGTGCTGCTGCTGTGGATCGGCATCAAGCTGCTGGTGCCCGAAGACGAAGAGGGCCACGCCAACATCGCCGCGAGCGACAAGCTGTGGGCGGCCGTCAAGACGGTGATCGTGGCCGACTTCGTGATGAGCCTGGACAACGTCATCGCGATCGCCGGTGCCGCCGAATCGGCAGGCGGCGACCACCAGATGCCGCTGGTCATCTTCGGCCTGCTGGTGAGCATCCCCATCATCGTGTGGGGCAGCCAGTTCGTGATCAAGCTGATGGACCGCTTCCCGATCGTCATCGTGCTGGGCGGCATGCTGCTCGGCTGGATCGCCGGCACCATGGCCGTGACGGACCCGGCGGTGACGCCCTATCTGCCGGCCGGTGCGAAGCCCGATGAGCCGGCGGCATGGCTGCGCTACGCGGCGGGGGTGGGCGGAGCGGTGCTCGTGTGGCTGCTGGGTCAGGCGGTGCGCTGGAAGCGCGGCCGCAGCGCCCCGGCCACCGAATCCTGA